A section of the Oryzias melastigma strain HK-1 linkage group LG2, ASM292280v2, whole genome shotgun sequence genome encodes:
- the LOC112160181 gene encoding mitogen-activated protein kinase kinase kinase kinase 4 isoform X7, protein MANDSPAKSLVDIDLASLRDPAGIFELVEVVGNGTYGQVYKGRHVKTGQLAAIKVMDVTEDEEEEIKLEINMLKKYSHHRNIATYYGAFIKKSPPGHDDQLWLVMEFCGAGSITDLVKNTKGNQLKEDWIAYISREILRGLAHLHAHHVIHRDIKGQNVLLTENAEVKLVDFGVSAQLDRTVGRRNTFIGTPYWMAPEVIACDENPDATYDYRSDLWSCGITAIEMAEGAPPLCDMHPMRALFLIPRNPPPRLKSKKWSKKFFSFIESCLVKNYTQRPPTDQLLKHPFIRDQPNERQVRIQLKDHIDRTKKKRGEKDETEYEYSGSEDEEEDPPEQEGEPSSIINATESTLRRDFIRLQQENKERSEALRHQQLLQEQQLREQEEYKRQLLAERQKRIEQQKEQRRRLEEQQRREREMRRQQEREQRRREQEEKRRMEEMDRRRKEEEERRRAEDEKRRNDREQEYIRRQLEEEQRHLEKLQEQLLREQAMLLEYKWRELDEQRKAERLQKRLQQEQVYLLSLQHEPKQHPADRTAPSPEPSQPPQALTLPPAFLPTPRAQVIDAFSVASEPSSDRTEPEKTDETRQVSPSQTPISEPPTESLEPDRTSEPVRLPNQPIREADERYRKNIQGSPQTAPPPKLPPLPPRSSEPFSNGGSSSEAMHRPMEPQVQWSHLAALKSSNSATPSPPPPVVARSQSFSESGGVASNFAQLHLRSQDPHHQHHHHPSPARTDPHPQPPLHHPQAQNRLEHQSSSEEVPPKVPVRTTSRSPVLSRRESPLPTQPNNQRNAVGNLEQRPLWDRVEKLQSRPGSGSSSNSSSQASPGERFRPRSSSKSEGPPLQRPENLPKKQDEKNLARPTRPADLTALAKELRAVDDVRPPHKVTDYSSSSEDSGTTDEEDDEEVDQEPGDESTSGAEDSRAGRLRNGEADSAKTMLVEDSESEQTTTPSKDGTLVIRQSQSESNSMSKHKSSSSFTPFIDPRLLQISPSSGSALNNMAAFGQEGRPADPLRSDPSRKGSVVNVNPVNTRPPSDTPEIRKYKKRFNSEILCAALWGVNLLVGTESGLMLLDRSGQGKVYPLINRRRIQQMDVLEGLNVLVTISGKKNKLRVYYLSWLRNKILHNDPEVEKKQGWVNVGDLEGCVHYKVVKYERIKFLVLALKNAVEVYAWAPKPYHKFMAFKSFGDLVHKPLLVDLTVEEGQRLKVIYGSCSGFHAVDVDSGAVYDIYLPTHIQTSIQCHAIIILPNTDGIELLVCYEDEGVYVNTYGRITKDVVLQWGEMPTSVAYIRSNQIMGWGEKAIEIRSVETGHLDGVFMHKRAQRLKFLCERNDKVFFASVRAGGASQVYFMTLGRSSLMSW, encoded by the exons GGGCGACATGTCAAGACTGGACAGCTGGCTGCCATCAAAGTTATGGATGTCACTGAA gacgaggaggaggaaatCAAGCTGGAGATCAATATGCTGAAGAAATATTCCCACCACAGAAACATAGCCACCTATTATGGAGCTTTCATCAAGAAGAGCCCGCCGGGTCACGATGACCAGCTGTGG CTGGTCATGGAGTTCTGTGGTGCCGGCTCCATCACAGATCTGGTGAAGAACACGAAGGGAAACCAGCTGAAGGAAGACTGGATCGCCTACATCTCCAGAGAGATCCTCAGA GGCCTTGCTCACCTACACGCCCACCACGTGATCCACCGTGACATTAAAGGCCAGAACGTCCTGCTGACGGAGAACGCCGAAGTTAAACTGG TGGACTTCGGCGTGAGCGCCCAACTGGATCGCACGGTCGGGAGGAGAAACACCTTCATCGGGACTCCGTATTGGATGGCGCCTGAAGTCATCGCTTGTGATGAGAACCCAGATGCAACATATGATTACAGA AGCGATCTGTGGTCCTGCGGCATCACAGCCATCGAAATGGCCGAAGGAGCGCCGC CCCTCTGTGACATGCACCCCATGCGCGCGCTCTTCCTCATTCCGAGAAACCCCCCTCCCCGGCTCAAATCCAAAAAATG GTCCAAGAAGTTCTTCAGCTTCATCGAGAGCTGTCTGGTGAAGAACTACACGCAGCGGCCCCCCACGGACCAGCTGCTGAAGCACCCCTTCATCCGAGACCAGCCCAACGAGAGGCAGGTGCGCATCCAGCTGAAGGACCACATCGACCGGACCAAGAAGAAGAGGGGCGAGAAAG ATGAGACGGAGTACGAGTACAGCGGCAgcgaggatgaggaggaggatccCCCAGAGCAGGAAGGAGAACCCAG CTCCATCATCAACGCCACCGAGTCCACCCTGCGCCGCGACTTCATCCggctgcagcaggagaacaaGGAGCGCTCCGAGGCCCTGCGccaccagcagctcctccaggagcagcagctgcGGGAGCAGGAGGAGTACAAGCGCCAACTGCTGGCAGAGAGGCAGAAGCGCATCGAGCAGCAGAAGGAGCAGAGGAGGCGTCTGGAGGAG CAACAACGACGCGAGCGGGAAATGAGGAGGCAGCAGGAGCGCGAGCAGCGGCGGCGCGAGCAAGAGGAGAAACGGCGAATGGAAGAGATGGACCGCAGGCggaaagaagaagaggagcgcAGACGCGCCGAAGACGAGAAGAGGAGGAACGATCGGGAGCAG GAGTACATCAGACgccagctggaggaggagcagcgacacctggagaagctgcaggagcagctgctgcGGGAGCAGGCCATGCTGCTG GAGTACAAGTGGCGGGAGCTGGACGAGCAGCGCAAAGCCGAGAGACTGCAAAAGCGGCTGCAGCAGGAGCAGGTCTACCTGCTGTCCCTGCAGCACGAACCCAAGCAGCATCCTGCTGACAGGACTGCCCCCTCCCCAGAGCCCAGCCAACCCCCCCAGGCCTTAACTCTGCCCCCGGCCTTTTTGCCAACCCCACGAGCTCAGGTCATCGACGCCTTTTCTGTGGCCTCTGAGCCCTCCTCAGACAGGACAGAACCAGAGAAGACTGACGAGACCAGACAGGTTTCACCCTCCCAAACCCCTATAAGCGAACCCCCCACCGAAAGTCTGGAGCCTGACAGGACGTCCGAGCCTGTCAGGCTTCCCAATCAGCCTATCAGAGAG GCGGATGAACGCTACCGTAAGAACATCCAGGGCTCCCCTCAGACCGCCCCTCCTCCCAAGCTGCCCCCCCTGCCACCCCGATCCTCCGAACCCTTCTCCAATGGCGGCTCCTCCTCCGAGGCCATGCACCGACCCATGGAGCCCCAG GTGCAGTGGTCACACCTGGCAGCTCTTAAGAGCAGCAACAGCGCCACCCCCTCTCCTCCTCCGCCTGTTGTCGCTCGCTCCCAGTCCTTCAGCGAATCCGGTGGCGTGGCGTCTAACTTTGCACAGCTCCACCTGCGCTCCCAGGACCCCCACCAtcaacaccaccaccacccatCGCCCGCACGCACTGACCCCCACCCCCAACCTCCCCTCCACCACCCTCAGGCTCAGAATAGGCTGGAACACCAGTCCAGCAGTGAAGAGGTTCCTCCCAAG GTACCAGTGAGGACAACATCCAGGTCTCCGGTTCTGTCGCGGCGAGAGTCTCCTCTGCCAACGCAGCCCAACAACCAGAGGAACGCTGTCGG GAACTTGGAGCAGCGCCCTCTATGGGACCGGGTGGAGAAGCTGCAGTCCCGACCCGGCAGTGGCAGCTCCTCCAATTCCAGCTCTCAGGCCAGTCCCGGCGAGCGTTTCAGGCCTCGCT ctTCCTCTAAATCCGAGGGACCGCCTCTTCAGCGGCCTGAAAATCTCCCCAAAAAGCAAGATGAGAAGAACCTGGCCAGGCCAACGCGACCCGCC GACCTGACGGCTCTGGCTAAAGAGCTACGAGCCGTGGATGACGTGCGGCCCCCTCACAAGGTCACAGACTACTCCTCATCGAGCGAGGACTCGGGGACCACAGACGAGGAAGACGATGAGGAGGTGGACCAGGAGCCGGGGGACGAGTCCACGTCAGGGGCAGAGGACTCCAGAGCCGG gcGGCTCAGAAATGGGGAGGCGGACTCCGCTAAGACCATGCTGGTGGAGGACTCTGAGAGCGAGCAGACCACCACCCCCTCCAAAGACGGCACGCTGGTCATCAGACAG TCGCAGTCAGAGAGCAACTCCATGTCCAAACACAAGTCTTCCTCTTCGTTCACTCCTTTCATCGACCCACGCCTCCTGCAGATCTCCCCATCGAGCGGCAGCGCCCTCAACAACATGG cagctttTGGACAAGAGGGACGGCCCGCCGACCCGCTGCGCTCTGACCCCTCCCGCAAAGGCTCGGTGGTCAACGTCAACCCGGTCAACACCCGTCCGCCGAGCGACACTCCCGAGATCCGCAAGTACAAGAAGCGGTTCAACTCCGAGATCCTGTGCGCGGCGCTCTGGG GGGTGAACCTGCTGGTGGGGACGGAAAGCGGGCTGATGCTGCTGGACCGAAGCGGTCAGGGTAAGGTCTACCCGCTGATCAATCGGCGCCGCATCCAGCAGATGGACGTCCTGGAAGGACTCAACGTCCTGGTGACCATATCAG GTAAGAAGAACAAGCTGCGAGTGTACTACCTGTCGTGGCTCCGAAACAAGATTTTGCACAACGACCCGGAGGTGGAGAAGAAGCAGGGCTGGGTCAACGTGGGCGACCTGGAGGGCTGCGTTCACTATAAAGTCG TGAAGTACGAGAGGATCAAGTTCCTGGTTCTGGCTTTGAAGAACGCGGTGGAGGTGTACGCCTGGGCGCCTAAACCCTACCACAAGTTCATGGCCTTCAAG TCGTTCGGTGACCTGGTGCACAAACCTCTGCTGGTGGACCTAACTGTGGAGGAAGGCCAGAGGTTAAAGGTCATCTACGGATCCTGCTCAGGCTTCCACGCCGTGGACGTGGACTCGGGCGCCGTCTACGACATCTACCTGCCCACACAT aTCCAGACCAGCATCCAGTGCCACGCCATCATCATCTTACCCAACACTGACGGCATCGAGCTGCTGGTCTGCTACGAGGACGAGGGCGTCTACGTCAACACCTACGGACGCATCACCAAGGACGTGGTGCTGCAGTGGGGAGAAATGCCGACTTCCGTGG CCTACATTAGGTCAAACCAGATCATGGGCTGGGGCGAGAAGGCCATCGAGATCCGTTCGGTGGAGACGGGGCACCTGGACGGCGTCTTCATGCACAAGCGAGCCCAGAGACTCAAATTCCTTTGTGAGAGAAACGACAAG GTCTTCTTCGCCTCCGTGCGAGCCGGAGGAGCCAGCCAGGTTTACTTCATGACGCTGGGACGCTCCTCCCTCATGAGCTGGTGA
- the LOC112160181 gene encoding mitogen-activated protein kinase kinase kinase kinase 4 isoform X6 has protein sequence MANDSPAKSLVDIDLASLRDPAGIFELVEVVGNGTYGQVYKGRHVKTGQLAAIKVMDVTEDEEEEIKLEINMLKKYSHHRNIATYYGAFIKKSPPGHDDQLWLVMEFCGAGSITDLVKNTKGNQLKEDWIAYISREILRGLAHLHAHHVIHRDIKGQNVLLTENAEVKLVDFGVSAQLDRTVGRRNTFIGTPYWMAPEVIACDENPDATYDYRSDLWSCGITAIEMAEGAPPLCDMHPMRALFLIPRNPPPRLKSKKWSKKFFSFIESCLVKNYTQRPPTDQLLKHPFIRDQPNERQVRIQLKDHIDRTKKKRGEKDETEYEYSGSEDEEEDPPEQEGEPSSIINATESTLRRDFIRLQQENKERSEALRHQQLLQEQQLREQEEYKRQLLAERQKRIEQQKEQRRRLEEQQRREREMRRQQEREQRRREQEEKRRMEEMDRRRKEEEERRRAEDEKRRNDREQEYIRRQLEEEQRHLEKLQEQLLREQAMLLPNQSSQIKSGFRSHDLSGYFVPPPLMDQPLQQEYKWRELDEQRKAERLQKRLQQEQVYLLSLQHEPKQHPADRTAPSPEPSQPPQALTLPPAFLPTPRAQVIDAFSVASEPSSDRTEPEKTDETRQVSPSQTPISEPPTESLEPDRTSEPVRLPNQPIREADERYRKNIQGSPQTAPPPKLPPLPPRSSEPFSNGGSSSEAMHRPMEPQVQWSHLAALKSSNSATPSPPPPVVARSQSFSESGGVASNFAQLHLRSQDPHHQHHHHPSPARTDPHPQPPLHHPQAQNRLEHQSSSEEVPPKVPVRTTSRSPVLSRRESPLPTQPNNQRNAVGNLEQRPLWDRVEKLQSRPGSGSSSNSSSQASPGERFRPRSSSKSEGPPLQRPENLPKKQDEKNLARPTRPADLTALAKELRAVDDVRPPHKVTDYSSSSEDSGTTDEEDDEEVDQEPGDESTSGAEDSRAGRLRNGEADSAKTMLVEDSESEQTTTPSKDGTLVIRQSQSESNSMSKHKSSSSFTPFIDPRLLQISPSSGSALNNMAAFGQEGRPADPLRSDPSRKGSVVNVNPVNTRPPSDTPEIRKYKKRFNSEILCAALWGVNLLVGTESGLMLLDRSGQGKVYPLINRRRIQQMDVLEGLNVLVTISGKKNKLRVYYLSWLRNKILHNDPEVEKKQGWVNVGDLEGCVHYKVVKYERIKFLVLALKNAVEVYAWAPKPYHKFMAFKSFGDLVHKPLLVDLTVEEGQRLKVIYGSCSGFHAVDVDSGAVYDIYLPTHIQTSIQCHAIIILPNTDGIELLVCYEDEGVYVNTYGRITKDVVLQWGEMPTSVAYIRSNQIMGWGEKAIEIRSVETGHLDGVFMHKRAQRLKFLCERNDKVFFASVRAGGASQVYFMTLGRSSLMSW, from the exons GGGCGACATGTCAAGACTGGACAGCTGGCTGCCATCAAAGTTATGGATGTCACTGAA gacgaggaggaggaaatCAAGCTGGAGATCAATATGCTGAAGAAATATTCCCACCACAGAAACATAGCCACCTATTATGGAGCTTTCATCAAGAAGAGCCCGCCGGGTCACGATGACCAGCTGTGG CTGGTCATGGAGTTCTGTGGTGCCGGCTCCATCACAGATCTGGTGAAGAACACGAAGGGAAACCAGCTGAAGGAAGACTGGATCGCCTACATCTCCAGAGAGATCCTCAGA GGCCTTGCTCACCTACACGCCCACCACGTGATCCACCGTGACATTAAAGGCCAGAACGTCCTGCTGACGGAGAACGCCGAAGTTAAACTGG TGGACTTCGGCGTGAGCGCCCAACTGGATCGCACGGTCGGGAGGAGAAACACCTTCATCGGGACTCCGTATTGGATGGCGCCTGAAGTCATCGCTTGTGATGAGAACCCAGATGCAACATATGATTACAGA AGCGATCTGTGGTCCTGCGGCATCACAGCCATCGAAATGGCCGAAGGAGCGCCGC CCCTCTGTGACATGCACCCCATGCGCGCGCTCTTCCTCATTCCGAGAAACCCCCCTCCCCGGCTCAAATCCAAAAAATG GTCCAAGAAGTTCTTCAGCTTCATCGAGAGCTGTCTGGTGAAGAACTACACGCAGCGGCCCCCCACGGACCAGCTGCTGAAGCACCCCTTCATCCGAGACCAGCCCAACGAGAGGCAGGTGCGCATCCAGCTGAAGGACCACATCGACCGGACCAAGAAGAAGAGGGGCGAGAAAG ATGAGACGGAGTACGAGTACAGCGGCAgcgaggatgaggaggaggatccCCCAGAGCAGGAAGGAGAACCCAG CTCCATCATCAACGCCACCGAGTCCACCCTGCGCCGCGACTTCATCCggctgcagcaggagaacaaGGAGCGCTCCGAGGCCCTGCGccaccagcagctcctccaggagcagcagctgcGGGAGCAGGAGGAGTACAAGCGCCAACTGCTGGCAGAGAGGCAGAAGCGCATCGAGCAGCAGAAGGAGCAGAGGAGGCGTCTGGAGGAG CAACAACGACGCGAGCGGGAAATGAGGAGGCAGCAGGAGCGCGAGCAGCGGCGGCGCGAGCAAGAGGAGAAACGGCGAATGGAAGAGATGGACCGCAGGCggaaagaagaagaggagcgcAGACGCGCCGAAGACGAGAAGAGGAGGAACGATCGGGAGCAG GAGTACATCAGACgccagctggaggaggagcagcgacacctggagaagctgcaggagcagctgctgcGGGAGCAGGCCATGCTGCTG cCAAACCAATCCAGTCAAATAAAGTCTGGTTTTAGGTCACATGACTTGTCGGGCTATTTTGTCCCCCCCCCACTTATGGATCAACCTCTGCAACAGGAGTACAAGTGGCGGGAGCTGGACGAGCAGCGCAAAGCCGAGAGACTGCAAAAGCGGCTGCAGCAGGAGCAGGTCTACCTGCTGTCCCTGCAGCACGAACCCAAGCAGCATCCTGCTGACAGGACTGCCCCCTCCCCAGAGCCCAGCCAACCCCCCCAGGCCTTAACTCTGCCCCCGGCCTTTTTGCCAACCCCACGAGCTCAGGTCATCGACGCCTTTTCTGTGGCCTCTGAGCCCTCCTCAGACAGGACAGAACCAGAGAAGACTGACGAGACCAGACAGGTTTCACCCTCCCAAACCCCTATAAGCGAACCCCCCACCGAAAGTCTGGAGCCTGACAGGACGTCCGAGCCTGTCAGGCTTCCCAATCAGCCTATCAGAGAG GCGGATGAACGCTACCGTAAGAACATCCAGGGCTCCCCTCAGACCGCCCCTCCTCCCAAGCTGCCCCCCCTGCCACCCCGATCCTCCGAACCCTTCTCCAATGGCGGCTCCTCCTCCGAGGCCATGCACCGACCCATGGAGCCCCAG GTGCAGTGGTCACACCTGGCAGCTCTTAAGAGCAGCAACAGCGCCACCCCCTCTCCTCCTCCGCCTGTTGTCGCTCGCTCCCAGTCCTTCAGCGAATCCGGTGGCGTGGCGTCTAACTTTGCACAGCTCCACCTGCGCTCCCAGGACCCCCACCAtcaacaccaccaccacccatCGCCCGCACGCACTGACCCCCACCCCCAACCTCCCCTCCACCACCCTCAGGCTCAGAATAGGCTGGAACACCAGTCCAGCAGTGAAGAGGTTCCTCCCAAG GTACCAGTGAGGACAACATCCAGGTCTCCGGTTCTGTCGCGGCGAGAGTCTCCTCTGCCAACGCAGCCCAACAACCAGAGGAACGCTGTCGG GAACTTGGAGCAGCGCCCTCTATGGGACCGGGTGGAGAAGCTGCAGTCCCGACCCGGCAGTGGCAGCTCCTCCAATTCCAGCTCTCAGGCCAGTCCCGGCGAGCGTTTCAGGCCTCGCT ctTCCTCTAAATCCGAGGGACCGCCTCTTCAGCGGCCTGAAAATCTCCCCAAAAAGCAAGATGAGAAGAACCTGGCCAGGCCAACGCGACCCGCC GACCTGACGGCTCTGGCTAAAGAGCTACGAGCCGTGGATGACGTGCGGCCCCCTCACAAGGTCACAGACTACTCCTCATCGAGCGAGGACTCGGGGACCACAGACGAGGAAGACGATGAGGAGGTGGACCAGGAGCCGGGGGACGAGTCCACGTCAGGGGCAGAGGACTCCAGAGCCGG gcGGCTCAGAAATGGGGAGGCGGACTCCGCTAAGACCATGCTGGTGGAGGACTCTGAGAGCGAGCAGACCACCACCCCCTCCAAAGACGGCACGCTGGTCATCAGACAG TCGCAGTCAGAGAGCAACTCCATGTCCAAACACAAGTCTTCCTCTTCGTTCACTCCTTTCATCGACCCACGCCTCCTGCAGATCTCCCCATCGAGCGGCAGCGCCCTCAACAACATGG cagctttTGGACAAGAGGGACGGCCCGCCGACCCGCTGCGCTCTGACCCCTCCCGCAAAGGCTCGGTGGTCAACGTCAACCCGGTCAACACCCGTCCGCCGAGCGACACTCCCGAGATCCGCAAGTACAAGAAGCGGTTCAACTCCGAGATCCTGTGCGCGGCGCTCTGGG GGGTGAACCTGCTGGTGGGGACGGAAAGCGGGCTGATGCTGCTGGACCGAAGCGGTCAGGGTAAGGTCTACCCGCTGATCAATCGGCGCCGCATCCAGCAGATGGACGTCCTGGAAGGACTCAACGTCCTGGTGACCATATCAG GTAAGAAGAACAAGCTGCGAGTGTACTACCTGTCGTGGCTCCGAAACAAGATTTTGCACAACGACCCGGAGGTGGAGAAGAAGCAGGGCTGGGTCAACGTGGGCGACCTGGAGGGCTGCGTTCACTATAAAGTCG TGAAGTACGAGAGGATCAAGTTCCTGGTTCTGGCTTTGAAGAACGCGGTGGAGGTGTACGCCTGGGCGCCTAAACCCTACCACAAGTTCATGGCCTTCAAG TCGTTCGGTGACCTGGTGCACAAACCTCTGCTGGTGGACCTAACTGTGGAGGAAGGCCAGAGGTTAAAGGTCATCTACGGATCCTGCTCAGGCTTCCACGCCGTGGACGTGGACTCGGGCGCCGTCTACGACATCTACCTGCCCACACAT aTCCAGACCAGCATCCAGTGCCACGCCATCATCATCTTACCCAACACTGACGGCATCGAGCTGCTGGTCTGCTACGAGGACGAGGGCGTCTACGTCAACACCTACGGACGCATCACCAAGGACGTGGTGCTGCAGTGGGGAGAAATGCCGACTTCCGTGG CCTACATTAGGTCAAACCAGATCATGGGCTGGGGCGAGAAGGCCATCGAGATCCGTTCGGTGGAGACGGGGCACCTGGACGGCGTCTTCATGCACAAGCGAGCCCAGAGACTCAAATTCCTTTGTGAGAGAAACGACAAG GTCTTCTTCGCCTCCGTGCGAGCCGGAGGAGCCAGCCAGGTTTACTTCATGACGCTGGGACGCTCCTCCCTCATGAGCTGGTGA